DNA from Hwangdonia lutea:
ACCGCCAACGGCCAAATAACGAATCATGAGGGTTGCCGATTGGGAGCCCGCATTTCCACCGCTATCTATTAAAAGAGGTAAAAAGAAAACCAGAGGCACATACAATTGAATAACGTCTTCAAAATTAGACATGGCCGCGCCCGAAAAAACATTCATAAAAACCAAAATGAACAGCCAAACCACCCGGTTTTTGTACAAGTCGTAAACCCTCGCTTTTATAGGGTCGGCAATGGCGCTTTGAATCGATCCGAATTTATGGAAATCTTCAGTAGACTCTTGCTCATCAACATCCATAATATCATCGAAGGTTACAATGCCGAGCAACACCCCTTGCTCGTCAACCACAGGTAATGCCACCCTATCATAGGTCTTAAAAAGTTTTACGGCGGTTTCTTGGTCGTCCATGGCATTTAAAGCTACAAAACGATAATCCATGAGTTCTTCTACGAGCTGTTTAGGAGAAGCCAGAAGTAAGGCTCCTATCCGGATATCATCAATCATTTTACCTTCGTGGTCTACAATATAAATCACATTTAAAGTTTCCGAATTGCGTCCGTTTTGCCGGATGTAATCAAAGGAAGTCTCCACCGAAAAATCGGGTTTTAAGGCGACGAATTCCGGGGTCATCAATCGAGCCACACTGTCTTTGGGATAGCTTAACAGTAAATTAGCAACCTTTCGTTCTTCTGGCGACAACAATTTAATTAAGGGTTGAGCCACGTGCTCTGGCAATTCCTTAAAAAATGTTGTTCGGTCATCAGGCTCAATATCGTTAAGAAGATTGGCTACTTTTTGGGGCTTACTGCCTAAAGCTTCAACAATTTCCTTTTGATCGGAAAGCGACAAAAGTTTGAAGACTTTCTTGGTTTGCTCTCTTTGAAGCAGCCTAAAAAGAATTATCTTTTCGCGTTTTGGCACATCTTGCAACACTCGAACTACCGCGTTAGCATCCAACTCATTCAAGGTGTGTTTCGCTACTTTCCAATCATTGTTTTTGATAAGTTCAAGGAA
Protein-coding regions in this window:
- the mgtE gene encoding magnesium transporter, producing the protein MIEIETNFLELIKNNDWKVAKHTLNELDANAVVRVLQDVPKREKIILFRLLQREQTKKVFKLLSLSDQKEIVEALGSKPQKVANLLNDIEPDDRTTFFKELPEHVAQPLIKLLSPEERKVANLLLSYPKDSVARLMTPEFVALKPDFSVETSFDYIRQNGRNSETLNVIYIVDHEGKMIDDIRIGALLLASPKQLVEELMDYRFVALNAMDDQETAVKLFKTYDRVALPVVDEQGVLLGIVTFDDIMDVDEQESTEDFHKFGSIQSAIADPIKARVYDLYKNRVVWLFILVFMNVFSGAAMSNFEDVIQLYVPLVFFLPLLIDSGGNAGSQSATLMIRYLAVGGVKLNDWHKLVGKEFIVSFFLGITMAFGVAAVASFRAPDIVIVVGLSMIFTVMIGSLIGLLLPFVFTRLKLDPATASAPLVTSLSDICGVIIYFSIASWFFGF